The following are encoded together in the Robertmurraya sp. FSL R5-0851 genome:
- a CDS encoding carbohydrate kinase family protein, whose product MNKQGIISLGEAIVDFVATGLTNTNYQRFLGGATVNVAVAVKRQEIPSVYLCKLGEDELSQFVAEELRRENVDISYSTFSKTKKMCSVFIHENEQGDRYFHSYVNETPDDWLTAVELNKQPFIQSKVFYFGSGTLFHPVARKTTDQALAFAWEMNMQVAFDTNIRLKRWESEEQCRKTILSYMKRTDIVKMAEDELLFLTRSDTLEQGLESISTMNIPFVFITRGKEGAVALHEKIVVSVPAMDVKVVDTTGAGDAFLAALLVEFHTHGLPKTRDQLERYTQIANEAAALSTTKLGSL is encoded by the coding sequence TTGAACAAACAAGGAATTATTTCATTGGGAGAAGCAATTGTAGATTTTGTTGCTACTGGTCTTACAAATACAAATTATCAGCGCTTTTTAGGTGGGGCTACGGTTAATGTAGCAGTTGCAGTAAAGAGGCAAGAGATCCCTTCCGTTTATTTGTGTAAACTAGGTGAGGATGAATTGAGCCAGTTTGTGGCAGAAGAATTAAGAAGAGAGAATGTAGATATATCGTATAGTACCTTTAGCAAGACAAAAAAGATGTGTTCTGTATTTATTCATGAAAATGAACAAGGCGACCGTTATTTTCATTCCTATGTGAATGAAACACCTGATGACTGGCTCACAGCAGTAGAACTTAATAAACAGCCGTTTATCCAAAGTAAAGTTTTCTACTTTGGCTCGGGCACTCTTTTTCACCCGGTAGCAAGAAAAACGACGGATCAAGCTCTTGCTTTTGCTTGGGAGATGAATATGCAAGTAGCTTTTGACACCAACATCCGATTGAAACGTTGGGAAAGTGAAGAGCAATGCAGAAAAACCATTCTTTCTTACATGAAAAGGACAGATATCGTAAAGATGGCAGAGGATGAATTATTGTTCTTAACCAGATCGGACACATTGGAGCAAGGACTAGAAAGCATATCAACCATGAATATTCCTTTTGTATTTATCACGAGAGGAAAAGAAGGAGCAGTTGCTTTACATGAAAAAATTGTGGTAAGTGTTCCTGCGATGGATGTGAAGGTGGTGGACACAACAGGAGCTGGTGATGCGTTCTTGGCAGCCCTCTTAGTTGAATTTCATACTCATGGCTTGCCGAAAACAAGAGACCAATTAGAAAGATATACTCAAATTGCTAATGAGGCAGCAGCGCTTTCTACAACGAAGCTTGGTTCGTTATAA